A genome region from Etheostoma cragini isolate CJK2018 chromosome 4, CSU_Ecrag_1.0, whole genome shotgun sequence includes the following:
- the wnk2 gene encoding serine/threonine-protein kinase WNK2 isoform X9: MDSADHSSKDPPLGSTFSSAPNLDSDINANSRRPIYQNGTDHNVNIQNEALRGASDPSAYPYTDYRALVRQRFIRRSLWVSDSEEHQPVDTPVESANITPVPHIDLRTLVDRTRILHGTCVGLPDTSSTESQVVLKDSATESVSVGQEKGDKSQSESKVEAALSDVTGKAGSDENEEEPGTKAVSTSPGGRFLKFDIELGRGSFKTVYKGLDTDTWVEVAWCELQERKLSKAERQRFKEEAEMLKALQHPNIVRFYDFWESPVKGKKCIVLVTELMTSGTLKTYLKRFKVMKPKVLRSWCRQILKGLHFLHTRTPPIIHRDLKCDNIFITGPTGSVKIGDLGLATLKRASFAKSVIGTPEFMAPEMYEEHYDESVDVYAFGMCMLEMATSEYPYSECQNAAQIYRKVTSGVKPASYSKVSDPEIKEIIGECICHRWEERYSIKDLLNHAFFAEDTGVRVELNEEDDGKKSSIALKLWVEDTKKLKGKYKDTGAIEFSFDLVNEVPEVVAQEMVESGFFLDCDVKIVGKSIRDRVALIKWKRDRKVSSENGEAAVKKPQQNLLQVPGTVVPQAPTFATTDCEDQEVEQQTLICTVPASTSAPSDSGASSAIQLDDPSNQQNGAYQSLSEPISTAQVIYSPPAQVDPQLHQGPYQQPTAQASHENYSQTSTQLNQGAYQQTTGQLRPGAYHQPAAQLHQGSYLCQTTESAPATPAPIGHQSRQTAQSFPAADLPLQPQCTAQPSQEQCHLQPAAVLSQEQMITPQDNLGDVQLLAHPVLPAVQTPLWGSGVDAETSAVGQDLNVAPTVQAPASISATAQFENQAPAQYQTPLSVSAQAGVMPQTPASTFVNAPTSVPIQVSTAVHTTASAPVQTPVSASGLTFESPKGSSTSSDTSVPGLGSALIPVMLPATTPVTAPVLQPAGIQTVVSVSEGASLATTQQNFESTSASSTLQQEPCVEDVLQDKPAFLLNYAYDSLNSDVASGKETSDGYDSLASGGKGDGKPRKHHRKSARTRSRQERTSKPKLSMLNVCNTGDKMVECQLETHNHKMVTFKFDLDGDAPEEITTYMVENGFILLLEKEIFIDQLKDIVDKAEDMLNEDIEGERASALSCSPEHGQIYEGLVGESQQPGAPQPVYQQNVLHTGKRWFIICPVEETPTSSQETPSDGTATHSPGSSATTQPPDSGTARPSASREQGSSSTMSGGSGGFTYDLYGFCSPPITSNTDPFLLASLSPPVSAPPTLQSVTSLEPVDSSVQPSVPHAQPARAQTLPPSSPHTSFPVDESQGSPLRSISPTHAAQQIPDMTFPVSMADEVPCCPLVMPLSLDVSGLQGGSPLTPLPLQEQVPAIEPLSVSYASAARSERPQQPVVLHQPFSSVGGTKVSSLPQSPALSQPATGPAESDSEGRLGRGGFVDSTIKTLDEKLRNLLYQEYAPMYPSGSAAETPGYGTEYIQSPPGPDSATGGSGNSTPGPMGEGRYRAGEQLPQIPERMDSLSTLSDSAVCASLSRKHVPHSASCSGTRGRFKIISVPPEVANRRDVKQRSWSSAASPAHPGGYSEDHVQVEAMTASTTIGRFSVVSTEDDITQRIRCSRYSAPPDFYLDTPPSMAKRGSLPRALTSNSVAVDVTVHARFLSSDSGAESSPAKLAPATPSQHTRSERRGSDLMKRAVAFLRRSGRSSSVQSSDSPSRHGGVHGSAYASSDNDSEMEDSDMKRELQRLREKHLREISELQAHQRGEVELLYRRLGKAPPTGLGLSHVAPHAGRRKRSSKHRLKPGKLLSPLVQQFRNVTTKTSDSSRSSAATGTSEPTASLNGSPAKGSVPSHSRARSCTSHLPSSTSEPVQTQQPCSLKGSLSSDNIYAGLHRDGTGTQVPPGQGWSNYPQTSERVTNKSSSKPRARFLSGPVSLSIWSTLKRLCLGKERGHRSGAGPGAFNHSQQPSSGVTPPSHQPVVGLAQAQANNSNNKTSSYTGSSMSANEKNLPEDFQRLMEDWAQEVLIVTHRPRTNSLSISGQQLSNQVVPRTHRQLTSASDVSWTAQGPEACSLPLSWPDSPGSRMMTNPSTGPHLSYPSPFRGLSSPLSVSHWPGLLFPLPSGVFAFPAVPSAQDAPSPVPVPSCQLPDPKARTL; the protein is encoded by the exons ATGGATTCGGCGGATCATTCAAGCAAAGATCCGCCACTGGGATCCACATTTTCCTCAGCACCCAATTTAGACTCGGACATTAATGCAAATTCCCGTAGGCCTATTTATCAGAACGGGACAGACCACAATGTCAACATCCAAAATGAAGCCCTGCGTGGAGCAAGTGACCCCAGCGCATACCCGTACACAGACTACCGGGCGCTGGTCCGCCAGAGGTTCATTCGACGGAGTTTGTGGGTGTCAGACAGCGAGGAGCATCAGCCGGTTGACACGCCGGTGGAGTCTGCCAACATCACCCCGGTGCCCCACATTGACCTGCGGACACTCGTTGATCGGACCCGGATTCTGCACGGAACATGTGTGGGCCTCCCGGACACTTCAAGCACGGAGAGCCAGGTGGTGTTGAAGGACAGCGCCACGGAGAGCGTGAGCGTCGGCCAGGAGAAGGGAGACAAGAGCCAATCCGAGTCAAAGGTAGAGGCTGCGCTCTCGGATGTCACAGGTAAAGCAGGAAGTGATGAGAACGAAGAGGAGCCCGGGACGAAGGCTGTGTCCACTTCACCTGGGGGTCGCTTCCTCAAGTTTGACATTGAGCTGGGGAGGGGGTCCTTCAAGACCGTCTATAAAGGTCTGGACACCGACACCTGGGTCGAAGTGGCATGGTGTGAACTCCAG GAACGGAAACTGTCCAAAGCTGAGAGACAGAGGTTCAAAGAGGAGGCAGAGATGTTGAAGGCTCTCCAACATCCCAACATTGTGCGGTTTTATGACTTCTGGGAATCACCCGTGAAAGGGAAGAAGTGTATCGTTCTGGTGACAGAGCTAATGACCTCAGGGACACTAAAAAC GTATTTGAAGCGTTTTAAGGTGATGAAGCCTAAAGTTCTTCGTAGCTGGTGCAGGCAAATTCTCAAAGGCCTCCACTTCCTCCACACAAGGACTCCTCCAATCATCCACAGAGATCTCAAGTGTGACAACATCTTCATCACTGGTCCCACAGGCTCTGTCAAAATAGGAGACCTGGGCCTGGCAACACTAAAGAGGGCCTCCTTTGCTAAAAGTGTTATCG GCACTCCAGAGTTCATGGCCCCAGAGATGTATGAGGAGCACTATGATGAGTCTGTGGATGTCTACGCCTTTGGAATGTGTATGCTGGAGATGGCCACCTCAGAATATCCCTACTCTGAATGTCAAAATGCTGCTCAGATCTACCGCAAAGTCACCAGT GGGGTGAAACCTGCCAGCTACAGCAAAGTCAGTGACCCAGAAATTAAGGAAATAATTGGGGAATGTATCTGCCACAGATGGGAAGAAAG GTACTCCATCAAGGACCTCCTGAATCATGCCTTCTTTGCTGAGGATACAGGTGTGAGGGTGGAGCTCAATGAAGAAGATGACGGGAAGAAATCATCCATTGCTCTGAAGCTGTGGGTTGAGGATACTAAAAAGCTAAAGGGGAAGTACAAGGACACTGGTGCCATTGAATTTTCCTTTGACTTGGTGAATGAGGTACCAGAGGTTGTTGCACAGGAAATg GTGGAATCAGGTTTTTTCCTGGACTGTGATGTGAAGATAGTCGGGAAGTCCATCCGGGACCGCGTGGCTCTCATTAAATGGAAGAGGGATCGAAAGGTCTCGTCAGAAAATGGCGAGGCAGCTGTGAAGAAACCACAGCAGAACCTATTGCAGGTGCCCGGTACTGTTGTACCACAGGCACCAACATTTGCTACGACAGATTGTGAGGACCAAGAGGTGGAGCAGCAGACCCTGATCTGCACTGTGCCAGCCTCCACGTCTGCCCCAT CTGACAGCGGAGCGAGCTCTGCCATTCAATTAGATGATCCAAGCAATCAGCAAAATGGCGCCTACCAGTCGCTTTCAGAGCCCATTTCCACAGCTCAAGTGATCTACAGTCCTCCTGCCCAGGTTGACCCTCAGCTGCACCAGGGGCCCTACCAGCAACCCACAGCACAGGCCTCTCATGAAAACTACTCACAAACATCCACCCAATTAAATCAGGGAGCCTACCAGCAAACCACAGGTCAGCTGCGTCCTGGGGCCTATCATCAACCTGCAGCACAACTGCACCAGGGGTCTTATCTGTGTCAAACA ACAGAGTCTGCTCCAGCTACACCAGCCCCTATTGGGCACCAGAGTAGACAGACAGCACAGAGCTTCCCAGCTGCAGACCTCCCTCTACAGCCACAGTGTACTGCCCAACCCAGCCAGGAGCAG TGCCATCTCCAACCAGCCGCTGTCCTTTCCCAG gaacaGATGATTACACCACAGGATAATTTGGGAGATGTTCAACTTTTGGCTCACCCTGTATTGCCTGCTGTTCAGACTCCTCTCTGGGGAAGCGGAGTAGATGCAGAAACTTCTGCAGTTGGCCAAGACTTAAATGTAGCTCCTACAGTTCAAGCCCCAGCCTCAATCTCAGCTACAGCCCAATTTGAAAATCAAGCCCCAGCACAATACCAAACACCACTTTCAGTATCAGCTCAAGCTGGAGTCATGCCTCAAACTCCAGCTTCAACATTTGTTAATGCCCCAACTTCAGTCCCAATACAAGTTTCAACAGCAGTGCACACCACAGCCTCTGCCCCAGTTCAAACACCAGTCTCTGCATCTGGTCTCACTTTTGAATCACCAAAAGGCTCATCTACAAGCTCAGACACATCTGTCCCAGGTTTAGGCTCTGCTCTCATCCCTGTCATGCTGCCAGCTACAACTCCTGTCACAGCTCCAGTTCTGCAGCCTGCTGGCATCCAGACAGTAGTCTCTGTATCTGAGGGTGCCAGCCTGGCCACAACTCAGCAAAACTTTGAGTCGACATCTGCATCTAGCACCCTTCAACAAGAGCCCTGTGTAGAG GATGTGCTTCAGGACAAACCCGCATTCCTACTTAATTATGCCTATGACAG TCTCAACTCTGATGTGGCATCTGGTAAGGAAACAAGTGACGGGTATGACAGCTTGGCCAGTGGAGGGAAGGGGGACGGAAAACCTAGGAAACACCACCGAAAGTCTGCTCGCACTCGATCCCGGCAAGAAAGGACAAGCAAACCCAAACTGAGCATGCTCAAT GTTTGCAACACTGGTGATAAAATGGTCGAATGCCAGCTAGAGACTCACAATCACAAAATGGTGACATTTAAATTTGATCTGGATGGAGATGCTCCAGAGGAAATAACCACGTACATG GTAGAGAATGGGTTTATCCTACTGTTAGAGAAGGAGATCTTTATTGACCAGCTAAAGGACATTGTGGATAAAGCTGAAGACATGCTGAATGAAGACATAGAGGGTGAAAGGGCCTCCGCCTTGAGTTGTAGTCCTGAACATGGCCAGATTTATGAGGGCCTGGTAGGAGAG AGTCAGCAGCCTGGGGCACCTCAGCCTGTCTATCAGCAAAATG TTCTTCATACAGGAAAGAGATGGTTCATAATCTGCCCCGTAGAGGAGACGCCCACATCCAGCCAGGAGACCCCATCTGATGGTACAGCTACACATTCTCCGGGGAGTTCAGCCACTACCCAGCCTCCTGACAGTGGCACTGCAAGGCCTTCTGCATCCAGAG AACAAGGGTCATCCTCCACAATGTCTGGTGGAAGTGGAGGCTTCACATATGATCTGTATGGATTCTGTAGCCCTCCAATAACTTCAAACACAGACCCTTTCCTCTTAGCTAGTCTGTCTCCCCCTGTGTCTGCTCCACCAACCCTTCAGTCAGTGACATCACTGGAGCCTGTGGACAGCTCAGTGCAGCCTAGTGTTCCTCATGCCCAGCCAGCCCGAGCTCAAACTTTACCCCCTTCATCCCCACATACATCTTTCCCAGTGGATGAGTCACAGGGCTCTCCTTTGCGTTCCATCTCCCCGACCCATGCAGCTCAGCAGATTCCCGACATGACGTTTCCTGTTTCTATGGCTGACGAGGTGCCCTGCTGCCCTCTGGTCATGCCCCTGTCTCTGGATGTGAGCGGTTTACAGGGTGGTTCTCCTCTCACTCCTCTTCCACTCCAGGAGCAAGTTCCAGCCATAGAGCCACTCTCTGTCTCCTATGCCTCAGCAGCACGCAGCGAGCGCCCACAGCAGCCTGTGGTACTGCACCAACCTTTTTCCAGCGTGGGCGGGACCAAAGTATCCTCACTACCCCAGAGCCCAGCACTATCCCAGCCCGCCACAGGACCCGCTGAGTCAGACAGCGAAGGACGACTGGGCCGAGGGGGCTTTGTGGACAGCACCATAAAAACACTGGATGAGAAACTAAGGAACTTGCTCTACCAGGAGTATGCTCCCATGTATCCATCAGGCAGTGCTGCAGAGACACCAGGTTATGGCACTGAGTACATCCAGTCTCCTCCTGGTCCAGACAGCGCCACAGGAGGGTCAGGAAACAGCACGCCAGGGCCAATGGGAGAGGGACGCTACAGGGCAGGAGAACAGCTG CCTCAAATTCCAGAGAGGATGGATAGTTTAAGTACACTGAGTGACTCAGCCGTGTGTG CTTCCCTGTCAAGAAAACACGTCCCTCACTCTGCTTCCTGCTCTGGAACAAGAGGCCGCTTTAAG ATAATCTCTGTTCCTCCTGAAGTGGCCAACAGACGAGACGTGAAGCAGAGGAGCTGGAGCAGTGCTGCCTCACCGGCACACCCTGGAGGATATAGCGAGGACCACGTCCAGGTTGAGGCCATGACTGCCTCCACCACAATTGGTCGTTTCTCTGTAGTTAGCACTGAAGATGACATTACACAAAGGATACGTTGCAGCCGCTACTCTGCCCCGCCTGATTTCTACCTGGACACACCTCCGTCCATGGCGAAGCGGGGCTCCCTGCCTCGCGCCCTGACCTCCAACTCTGTCGCTGTGGATGTCACAGTTCATGCTCGGTTCCTCTCCTCAGACTCTGGGGCTGAGAGCAGCCCTGCAAAGCTGGCTCCTGCTACCCCGTCTCAACATACTCGCTCTGAGCGCAGAGGAAGTGACCTCATGAAGAGAGCTGTGGCTTTCCTCCGTCGTTCAGGGCGCAGCAGCAGTGTGCAGAGCTCTGACTCACCTAGTAGGCATGGAGGCGTGCATGGCTCTGCCTATGCCAGTAGCGATAATGACTCAGAGATGGAGGACTCGGACATGAAGAGGGAACTACAGAGACTCAGGGAGAA ACATCTAAGGGAGATCTCTGAGCTGCAAGCCCATCAGCGGGGGGAAGTGGAGCTGCTGTATCGCCGACTTGGCAAAGCGCCACCTACGGGTCTGGGTCTCTCACACGTTGCACCACATGCTGGCCGTAGGAAGAGGTCCAGCAAGCACAGGCTGAAGCCAGGCAAACTTCTCAGCCCTCTGGTTCAACAATTTAGGAATGTCACAACCAAGACTAGTGACTCCAGCAGATCAA gtgctgctACAGGTACAAGTGAGCCCACAGCGAGTTTAAATGGCTCTCCAGCCAAAGGGTCTGTCCCTAGTCACAGCAGGGCACGATCATGCACCAGCCACCTTCCCAGCTCAACCTCAGAGCCCGTGCAGACTCAGCAGCCCTGTTCCCTCAAGGGCTCTTTGTCTTCTGATAATATTTACGCTGGACTACACCGAGATGGCACCGGCACACAAGTTCCACCTGGACAAG GCTGGTCTAATTACCCTCAAACATCTGAGAGAGTGACCAATAAATCGAGTAGCAAGCCCCGAGCTAGATTTCTCAGTGGGCCTGTGTCTTTGTCTATCT GGTCAACACTGAAGCGACTGTGTCTTGGCAAAGAGCGTGGCCACA GGTCTGGAGCCGGACCGGGGGCTTTTAATCACTCACAGCAGCCGTCTTCCGGTGTCACACCTCCTTCTCATCAGCCAGTAGTGGGACTGGCCCAAGCTCAAGCcaataacagcaacaacaagacAAGCTCATACACTGGCTCATCCATGAGTGCCAATGAAAAGAACCTGCCTGAAGACTTCCAGCGGCTGATGGAGGACTGGGCCCAGGAGGTTCTTATCGTCACCCACAGGCCGCGCACCAACTCTCTGAGCATCAGTGGGCAGCAGCTTTCGAATCAGGTTGTGCCTCGAACACATAGACAGCTGACTAGTGCCTCAGAT GTATCATGGACAGCTCAAGGTCCAGAGGCCTGCAGTCTTCCCCTGTCTTGGCCTGATAGCCCTGGGTCAAGAATGATGACCAACCCCTCCACAGGGCCCCATCTCAGCTATCCTTCTCCATTCAGGGGCTTGTCCTCGCCTCTCTCCGTTAGCCACTGGCCTGGGTTGCTATTCCCACTTCCTTCAGGAGTCTTTGCCTTTCCTGCTGTGCCCTCAGCCCAGGACGCCCCCAGCCCTGTTCCAGTTCCATCATGTCAGCTGCCTGACCCCAAAGCCAGGACTCTCTAA